Genomic segment of Verrucomicrobiia bacterium:
GTTGAACTGCGGAACTTTGGGGTTTTCGAAGTGAAGATCCGCAAGGCTCGGGTGGGCCGGAATCCCAACGCGCCGGAAACGGACGTGCCGATTCCGCAACGTGCCGTCGTGAAGTTCAAAGCAGGGAAGGAAATGCGGGCTGATGTGCTCAAGCTCTCTCCGCCCGCGCAACAACCCCCGCCCACCGCGCCGCAAGGTTAAGGTTCACCATCGCCCGCTGCATCCCGGCGGGCTTTTTCGTTCGTCCCGCAGCGAAGGGAGGTTTTGCCTTCTCCCCT
This window contains:
- a CDS encoding HU family DNA-binding protein → MALTKRDLVVRISNETGLVQQQVLDVVQKTLDYIADALAHGEKVELRNFGVFEVKIRKARVGRNPNAPETDVPIPQRAVVKFKAGKEMRADVLKLSPPAQQPPPTAPQG